From Gottschalkiaceae bacterium SANA:
GTCCCCATTTCTCGAATTCTCTTATTTTAAAGGATCATATCCGCCTGGATGAAACGGGTGACATTTCAATACCCTTCGAACAGAAAGATATGTTCCCTTAAAAAAACCATATTTCTGATACGCTTGAATCGCATACTGTGAACAAGTCGGATAAAACCGGCAGTTTTTTCCCAGCATTGGCGATATGAACTTCTGATACCCTCGTATGAGAAAAATCGCAATCATTTTCATACTCTCACCGCTTTTTCACCTTTGAAATTCGCATGATATGTTCCATTGCGCTTTCAAGTTCTTCATACGATGCGCCATTTGCGTTTGCTCGCACAATAACAACCAGATCATTTCCTGTTGCTTGATCATAATCATTTTGTCTATAAATTTCTTTTAAAACACGTTTTAATCGATTTCGTTCAGGGGCGTGGCCTACTTTCTTTGATATAGAAAAGCCAATCCTCGCAATGTTTTCTCCATTTGGCTTTTGATACAAAACCAAAAGACGATTTGCTCGAGACTTTCCTCTCCTATATACCTTTGCAAACTCACGACTCTTTTTGATCATCAAGATCGTACCCATTGGACATATACTCCATAATTGAATAAAAAGGCCACTAAAAAGTGACCTTTGTTATGCTGTTAATTTTTTTCTGCCTCTTGTTC
This genomic window contains:
- the rnpA gene encoding ribonuclease P protein component; translation: MGTILMIKKSREFAKVYRRGKSRANRLLVLYQKPNGENIARIGFSISKKVGHAPERNRLKRVLKEIYRQNDYDQATGNDLVVIVRANANGASYEELESAMEHIMRISKVKKR